The DNA window CGAGTACCGGGAGGCCCTCGACGGCGCCGATGCCGTGGTCCACAGCATCGGTATCATCGAGGAGTCCCCGAACGAGGGCGTCACCTTCGAGCGGGTCAACGGCGACTCGGCTATCATCACGGCGCTGGAGAGCGAGCGTGCCGGCGTCGAGCGGTTCGTCTACATCTCCTCCGTGGAGCGCCCCCCGTGGGTCCGGGAGGCGTACATCACTGCCAGGCGGCGGGCCGAGCGGGCTATCGCGGACCTGGGCATGGCGACCACAGTGCTCCGTCCCGGCGCGGTGTACGGTCCAGACCAGCCACATTTCCCGTCGGTGCTGAATCGGCTGCTGACGCTGGTGGGCGAGTTCGACCCGGTCGCCGAACGCCTCGGTGAGGGCCGCCCGCTCGACGTCGAAACTGTGGGGGAGGCCGTCTACGAAGCGGCGGTCGGTGTCGACAGCGGGGAGCCACCGCTCGACGCACAGCGCATCGCGGCACGGGCCAGTTGAGACAGCTGTCGCTCGACGTTCCCAAATCCTGCGGATTTACTCACTTCCGATGAACGGCGTTCATCGGCGTTCGCGAAACCGACGGTTTCGTTCACTTCCGAGAGGCACCGATGGCGTCTCTCGACTGTCGCAAACCCGGGAGGTTTGCTCACTCCCTCGCGTGGAGGTCCCGAACCCGAACTGAGTCGGGCACCCGGTCGAGCGCCGTCTCGGGCCAGTCGTCGTGGACGAGCGTAAACGAGACGTCGGGGTGTAACTCGACCAGTCGGGCGACGCCGTCGGCGGCGGCCTCACAGGCCGCCCGGTCGGTCCGGTCGGGCACTTCGGCGGTCAGCGGGTAGGTGTCGCCGAGTTCCCGCGGATAGGGACCAAAGGGCGGGCGCACGCCCCAGGTCTCGTCGTAGCGGTCGTTCGACCCGCCCTCGGTCAGCAACACCTCGTCGGCGTCGAGCTCGAAGCGGTCCAGGCGCTCCTGATGGCGCAGGACCTCGGGTCGGCGGGCGCTCTCGGCCGACGTGTAGAAGAAGGCGTCCTTCGAGACGGGGTCGGTCCGTTCCAGTTGCTCGGCGTGGTCCAGCAGTGTGCGGTAGCCGTCGAGCATCGCCGGGTGGCCACGGGCCCGCGAGTCTACGAGTTCGAGCAGGTTCCCCGAGCGAATAGCCTGGCGGACGGTCCGTATCTCGCCGTAGGTGACGTGGAGGTTGTGGCGGGCCAGCAGGTCCTGACGAGTCTCGTCGTCCATGTCGCGAAGCTCGGCGGGCGTGTGGTCAGTGCAGATTGGACAGGTACAGGGGAACTGTTCGAGCTCGTCGAGCAGTTCGGTGCCCCGGACCGTGAGATAGCGGTCGTCGCGGGCGTACAGCGCGTAGGCGGCAGAGTCGAACAGATCACAGCCAAGCGCGGCGGCCATCGCGAACATCATCGGGTGGCCGGCGCCGAAGAGGTGGACCGGGCCGACCTCGCCCAGCCCGCGCTTGCAGGCCGCGACGACGTCGGCGAGGTCTGCGTATCGGTACTCGTTCATGAGCGGGACGACGGCGCCCAGCGGGAACACGTCGAGCCCGGTCGTCGTGGCGTGTTCGGCGGCCCGCTCGCGCAGGTCGGGGTACGTCGACCCCTGAACCGGCGCGGAGACGAGCATCTCGCCGGTGTCGGCCGCCGCGGCCCGCTCCAGTCGGTCCTGTGTCGTTTCGAGTTCGGACTCGGCGCGCTCGCGGTCGACGTCGGGCGGGGTCGGGATGTCCACCGGCGTTCCGATGTCGCTCCCGATGTCGGACTGGAACTGGAGTATCTCCTCGGTCGTCACGTCGATGTCGCCGTACTCGGCCAGCTGGAACGAGCCCGAGTCGGTCATGATGGCCCCCGAGAAATCCAGCAGGTCGTGCAGTCCCTGGTCCAGCGCCGGCTCGCGCAGTTCATCCGAGCCATGCAGGATGTAGCTGTTCGTGATGAGTATCTCGGCGCCAAAATCTGATTCGAGCGCCGACGGGTCGACCGTCTGGACGTGGGGGTTCACCACGGGGAGGATGGTCGGCGTCTGGACGGTGACGCCGGCACGTGGCACCTCGAGTTCGCCCAGGCGGCCCGCAGCGTCGTACTGGCGGACCTCGAAGTTCGTCATTGTCCGTCGTGGGTGGGGCCTGCGCCTAAGGGTTGTGTTCCCGGGCGACCTCGGCCGGGTCGGTCCGGTCGACGATGCCGTCGAAGTCGTCGTCGAAGCTGAGGACGGTGTCGATGTCGTGTGTTTCGGTAAACGCGACCGTGGTCGCGTCGGTGAAGCTCAGCTGCTGGTCGTCGTATCGTTCGAAGATGTCGACGGCAGTCTCGAACACTGCTTTCGAGAGGTTCCGAAGGTGGAACAGCTCGGGAAAGTCACCGGCACCACGGAGACGGCGGCCGACTCGCATCGCTTCGGCGTGGCTGTCGGTCCGCGTGAGCGTCAGCGTCACCGTTTCGTCGTAAATGTAGTCCGTGATGTACGGCTGTCCATATCCGCCCTCGAGTATGGCCGATAACGCCGCCACCGCCGTTCCGTGTCGGCTTGCACCTCGGTCTGCGTGCGCGTAAAAAACCCCGGAGTCGACGACGACCGTCATCCGTAGAGGATGTCGTCGATATCTTCTTCGTCGGTCTCGACACCCGAGTCGAAGGTACCGTCGAGAAACGCGTCGATCTCTTCATCGGACGCGGGCACGGTCGACTCTCTGAAGGAGTCGACGACTTCCGCACGCGATTCGTAGGCATCGTCGATGAGCCGGGAGAGCAGTTCCTGCTGGGTCACGTTCTTGCCGGCCTCCAGCCGTATCTCGGCCTGTAACTCTTCGAGGCGGGCCTTGGCCTCGTCATCGACCTTGACTGCGGTCGTCATAGTAACTCAGTTACTTTCGTTACTCAATAAACGTTTGGAGGTCACCGCTCGAACAGCGCGTAGTACATGATACCGACGGCCGAGCGGCCGTCTCGCAGGTCTCCCTCCCGAACCGACGCCAGCAGGTCCTCGAATGCCGTCGTCTCCACGCGGATGGATTCGTTGAAATCGAGGTCCTGCTCGGCGGTCGGTTCACACCCCTCGGCGAGGAAGTAGTGGAAGACGGAGTCGGCGTAGCCGTTGGCCGGCTCGGCGGTGTAGAGGTGTTCGACAGTCTCGGCCTCGTAGCCGGTCTCCTCGCGGAGTTCGCGGGAAACGGCGTCGCGGGGCTCGTCGTCGTCCGATTCCACGCTCCCCGCGGGCAGGGCGCGGTTGACTCGCTTGACCGCCTGGCGCCACTCCTCGATGACGACCACTTCGCTCTCGGGGGTCAGTGGCAGGACGACGACGCTGTCGCCCTCCCGCAGGAAGTCGAAGTCGGTCTCGGTCCCGTCGGGCAGTGTGACGTCCTCGTGGACGATGTCGAACCCCGGACAGCTGTAGGCGATGTCGGTGGCGAGTGTCTCCCAGGCGAGCTCGTCGGGCATACCGGTTCCTGTGCTCCCAGTAGTAAACTGATTACCGTCTCCGGCTCAGAGCTTCTCCTGTTCGCGGGCCTGCTGGTTCCGCCGCGTCGCCTGGTCGAGACGCTTCCGGGCGGCCGCCGTCAGCGGGTCGGGCATCGCGCCGCTGGCCTCGCTGATCTTCGTGCTGACCCGTTCGAGACGGGCGGCGACTGTCTCCAGCTGCCGGTCCGTGTTGCCGCGGTCGCCCTCCTCGGCCCGCTGGGCTGCCTTCTCGGCCGCGTCGACGACGGCCCTCAGCGCCTGGGCGAGCCCGGTGATGGCGTTTTGCTGGCCGCCGCTGTCGTCGCCATCGTCGGTATCGCCGTCCTCGAGGTCGGCTACCTGTGCCTGCGTCTCCGCGGCGATATCCGCGACGAACGTCGCGAGCGAGGCCTTGCCAGTGTTTGCCACTCCGAGTCCGACCGCGTCGTCGGCGTCGGGGTCGGGGTTGACGCGGAAAGCACCGACCGCGTCGTCGGTGTCTCTGACCTCTGCGGTGTAGGCCCCGCCGTCGTGGACGTAGGCCGCGTCGGGTCCGTCGAGCGGCGCGTCGTAGAGTCGCCCGGCGAAATCGTCCTCGACCGCAAGCCGGTTGAGCTCACTGTCAGCCTCGGCGGGGTCTATCTCGATCTTCCGTGCGTTCTCGCGTGCGACCATGGGTATCTCCCCGTCGACGCCGGCCGGCGCCTGCACGCCGTCGTCGGCGACCGACACCGATTCGCTGTGCGGAGCTGCGCCGGCCCGGTTTATCGTCAGCCGGTGGTCACCCGCAGGGACGTCCGTGACGGCGGCGACCCCATCGAAGGTCGGGACGGCCTCGGGGTCACTCTCCAGCAGTGCGACCCCCTCGAACTCCGAGTCCTGCGTGGTGAGACCCTCGTCTTCGGGCGCATCGGGATTTGAGACCGCTTCGGAGACGCTTGCGACGACGGTGTTGATAACTGCCGCATCGCCGATGGCGTCGTAGCGGTCGGCGAGGGCGGCCCGGTGGTTCGGCTCCGAGATGTCCGCTGCGGGATTCTCGTAGCGGGACTGTCCCCACGGCGCGCCCGTCGTCGAGATGTGTCCCGAGACGGCGTCCTCGCCGAACTCCGGCACGTCGAACTCGAAGCTCAGCTGCGGACCGGTGAAATCGGTGATATCCTCGATTTCGCTCGTCGGTGCCAGTTCGTACTCGATGTCCGCGTCGGTTCCCGACCGCTCGCTGTGGGCGAACACCAGCCCAGTCTCCCGGTTCGGGAGCCCCGGCAACGAGCTGGTGAGGGTGTCGAGCGAGCGAACCGTCAGCGACGCCGGAATCAGGTCCGACCGCTCGACCGACGGGAGGTCGTCGTGTTCGTACAGCGGCGCGCCCTCGTACTCCGGAACGAGATAGGGGAGCCTGGAGCCCTCGTCGCGGGGGAGCCCGTAGGCGAAGGGTATCGCGGCGATGTCTTCGACAGTCTCGATGGCGCTGTTGGTGATGTCGGCCAGCCCACCGCCCTCTGAGATGCGCTGGAAACGGTCCGCAAGGTCGTTGAGCGACAGCGCACTGGAGTGTGAGCCAAGCTCCGTGAGGATTCGCGGGACGGTCTCCGGGTCGGGATCCAGAAACTCGTTGTTCGGAACCTTCCGCGAGTGTGAACTGGCGACGTAGAGCTGTGGCTCGTCCGTCTCCGTGTCGACGAAGACGTGCAACACCTCCCAGTCGTGCCAGTGGAAGTTGGTCGTGAACTGGTCGAACACCGAGTACGCCCAGAACTGGACGGCGACCAGCGGGGAGTCCTCGTAGCCGACGGCGTTGTAGAACAGCATCGGCGCGGGCGGCTCCGAACCAGTAAAGTCCGCGTGGTACCCGTCGAGGGCATCGAACCCCGTGACGACGGTCTCGCCGTCCTGTTCGCTGGTGTACTGGCGCGGGTCGGTCGGGAACCACGGCTCGTTCTCGTCGAAGTACAGCGTCGGAGCGAACCGGGTCGCCAGCTCGCTGGCGGCTTCGGGGTCTACCGCTGTCGTCTCGCTGTCCGCACCCGGCGAGAACAGCGGACAGCCGGCGAGAGAGGCCGTGCCGGCGCCGGCGACCGTTCCGAGTATCCGCCGACGACTCAGCCGCTGGTCGGTCACCTCACCGACACCCCTGGACGCGTCGCTCACTGGGGGTGTCTCGGCCACCGGGACGTAGCTGTGACTGCATTCCAGTCGAATCATGCCGTCACGACCCAAAGATTTTCTGGCAGTTGCCGGCACAGTCGTTGCAGCGACGAGGAAGAGGAATTAAGGTCTGAGTCGGTATACGGCGTGGCATGAAGAATCCGCTCGCGGCGATTCGGCCCCGACTCCCGACCTTCCTCGTTCTGTTCGGTGTCGGCGGGATATTCGGCGCCGAAGAGAGCATGGTCAGTAACCCGTGGCTCGGCGTCGCGCTGGTCGTCGCCGGCGTGGGGCTGTACGTCGCGCGGAGCCAGAATATGAGTCCAATCTAATCAGTACCGCTCGAACCCGTCGGTGTCGAGGTAGTTGTGCGCGACGGTGATGGCGTGGTCGGCGTGGAGCGGTTCCGGCCCCAGCGAGAGGCGCTGCTCGGCGTGGCTCTCGATGGCGGCCGTCTCGGCCTCGCTGAAATCGTGGTGGTCCGAGAGCACGAACACGGGGTCGGCCGGCGGGTCGACGTCGACGACGGGGTCGCCGTCCTCGTGGAGCTGGACGACGGTACCCTCGCGGGCCACGTCCTCGAGCGTCGCGGCGAAGCCCCGCCTGGTCAGCGAGACGCCGGGCGAGGTCTCGACCGGGATGTGACCGATAGCCTCCTCGCGCTCTTCGAGTGCGTTCCTGACCAGCGCGGCCGTCGACCGCTCGTCGGGGTTGAGTCGCCGGAGGTCGCTCCCGTCGAAGGTGACGGTGTACTCGTCGGCCAGTACGAGGTGGACCCGGACGGCCTCGCGGATGGCATGAGAGAGGAAGAAGGCGCTGGTGACACATCGACACAGCACGTCCAGCCGGCCGGCGGCACCGGCGAGGTCGTCGAGCGAGAACTCCGGTGTGGTGGGCGCGTCGTGGCCGATGACGACGAACTGGCGCATACGCTCTCCTGTCGCCGGTCCGGGTTAGCCCTGTCGAAGCTTACTCCGGGTCGACGAACTGGCCGTTCTCGACGGCGATGAGGTCCCGGGAAACGGCAGCTTCGATGACGGCGTCGAACTCCTCGGGGTCGATATCGTACGCGCTCGTGGCGACCTCGCGTATCTCGGCCTTATCCACCGGGAACGGTCGGTTCTGGAGGAGTCGCATCACCT is part of the Haloarcula salinisoli genome and encodes:
- a CDS encoding NUDIX hydrolase; the protein is MPDELAWETLATDIAYSCPGFDIVHEDVTLPDGTETDFDFLREGDSVVVLPLTPESEVVVIEEWRQAVKRVNRALPAGSVESDDDEPRDAVSRELREETGYEAETVEHLYTAEPANGYADSVFHYFLAEGCEPTAEQDLDFNESIRVETTAFEDLLASVREGDLRDGRSAVGIMYYALFER
- a CDS encoding NAD-dependent epimerase/dehydratase family protein, with product MELVVFGGNGFIGRRVCRRAVEDGHEVRSIARSGPPAPDQRGPWADAVTWHAANVFAPNEYREALDGADAVVHSIGIIEESPNEGVTFERVNGDSAIITALESERAGVERFVYISSVERPPWVREAYITARRRAERAIADLGMATTVLRPGAVYGPDQPHFPSVLNRLLTLVGEFDPVAERLGEGRPLDVETVGEAVYEAAVGVDSGEPPLDAQRIAARAS
- the tgtA gene encoding tRNA guanosine(15) transglycosylase TgtA; this encodes MTNFEVRQYDAAGRLGELEVPRAGVTVQTPTILPVVNPHVQTVDPSALESDFGAEILITNSYILHGSDELREPALDQGLHDLLDFSGAIMTDSGSFQLAEYGDIDVTTEEILQFQSDIGSDIGTPVDIPTPPDVDRERAESELETTQDRLERAAAADTGEMLVSAPVQGSTYPDLRERAAEHATTTGLDVFPLGAVVPLMNEYRYADLADVVAACKRGLGEVGPVHLFGAGHPMMFAMAAALGCDLFDSAAYALYARDDRYLTVRGTELLDELEQFPCTCPICTDHTPAELRDMDDETRQDLLARHNLHVTYGEIRTVRQAIRSGNLLELVDSRARGHPAMLDGYRTLLDHAEQLERTDPVSKDAFFYTSAESARRPEVLRHQERLDRFELDADEVLLTEGGSNDRYDETWGVRPPFGPYPRELGDTYPLTAEVPDRTDRAACEAAADGVARLVELHPDVSFTLVHDDWPETALDRVPDSVRVRDLHARE
- a CDS encoding type II toxin-antitoxin system VapC family toxin, producing MTVVVDSGVFYAHADRGASRHGTAVAALSAILEGGYGQPYITDYIYDETVTLTLTRTDSHAEAMRVGRRLRGAGDFPELFHLRNLSKAVFETAVDIFERYDDQQLSFTDATTVAFTETHDIDTVLSFDDDFDGIVDRTDPAEVAREHNP
- the trmY gene encoding tRNA (pseudouridine(54)-N(1))-methyltransferase TrmY, which gives rise to MRQFVVIGHDAPTTPEFSLDDLAGAAGRLDVLCRCVTSAFFLSHAIREAVRVHLVLADEYTVTFDGSDLRRLNPDERSTAALVRNALEEREEAIGHIPVETSPGVSLTRRGFAATLEDVAREGTVVQLHEDGDPVVDVDPPADPVFVLSDHHDFSEAETAAIESHAEQRLSLGPEPLHADHAITVAHNYLDTDGFERY